TTGGTGCTTCAACTATTTTTAGCTTGGCAGCGACAGGTATTAGTAGCGATTCAATAGCCCATTCGTAGCTTTTACCATTAGCGTATCTCAATAAGAGTTCTGCAGCTTTCCTATTGTATATCCTGTAATTAGAAGTATTATCATGTATGCTGGTGCCGTAAAGTGTTTTTATTAGGAAATTAGCTGTTTTACTGATTAAATGTCTATGTATCCCCCAACCAATGGTTTTTCCGCCCTCAACATATCTGCTACCCTGTACTACATCTGCTTTATCAGCATATTTTATCAGAGCGACTAAGTCTTCAGGTCTATGAGATAGATCAGCGTCCATGGTAACTATATGTGTAGCCTCAGGATCTTTTTTAAATACATATCTTATTCCGTCAAGAATAGCTGATCCAAGCCCTTTTTTACCCTCTCTCACGATAAGCTTTACTTTCTCATTGTATAATCGATGTTTCCTAACAATATCAGCTGTTCCATCAGGACTATTATCATCCACTACTAGGATCTCATAGCTAATTCCTAATTTCTCGAGAACACTAGTTAATCTAACAAGTAATTCGCCAATGTTTTCTTTTTCATTATATGTTGGTATAATTACCCATAACTTCAACCAATACACCAAGGAATATGCTCTTTACATGATAGTCTATGAAGTTTAGCCTTATAAGAAATAATTAGTTATTTATTTATTACTTTTCCTTAATAACAAGCAGTTTTTCCAAAGCATAACCTGTTTTGGGGTCGAATAAGACTATTCTTTCTTGTGCTGGACAGACAGAAATAATTTGGTCGGGGCTAAGGATTAATGTTCTGCCTGTTATAATTTTAACTAATTGATCAGCTATCTCGGCGACAACGATGTTTTCTCTACCCATCGGTTCTACAGCATATATTCTGGCAGTTAAACATATTGTATCAATTTCTTGTGGAGAAATACTTGTGTCTTCGGGTCTGAAACCTATTATTACTTTTTTCAATCCTAGTTTTTGAAGTATCTCTCTATATTGTGGTGGAGCATGTATTTTGTTTCCATGAATTACCAAGTATATTTCATTATTTAAATACTCCACGTCTGCTTCAAGGAAATTCATGGGCGGGTTTCCAAGGAATCCTCCTACGAATAATGAGGCTGGCTTATTATATACTTCTTCGGGTGTTCCTACTTGAACTATTTTTCCCTCATTTATCAATGCTATTCGATCAGCCATAGCGAGGGCTTCAGCTTGGTCATGTGTTACATATATTGTTGTTATTCCCAGGTTTTTCTGGAGTCTTTTAAGTTCTGCTCTAACACTAATTCTAAGTATAGCGTCTAGATTGCTTAATGGTTCATCAAGCAATAACACATCTGGTTCTTTAACTAATGCTCTAGCAATAGCTACTCTTTGCTGCTGACCGCCGCTGAGTTGCCATGGGTAACGATCTAGTAGCTTCTCGATCTTCAACATTTTAGTCACTTCTAAAACCTTCCGCCTTATCTCGTTTTCAGATATTTTCTTTAATCTTAGTGGAAAAGCTATGTTATCATATACTTTCATATGTGGATAAAGTGCCCAGTTCTGAAAAACCAGTCC
This is a stretch of genomic DNA from Staphylothermus hellenicus DSM 12710. It encodes these proteins:
- a CDS encoding polyprenol monophosphomannose synthase, yielding MYWLKLWVIIPTYNEKENIGELLVRLTSVLEKLGISYEILVVDDNSPDGTADIVRKHRLYNEKVKLIVREGKKGLGSAILDGIRYVFKKDPEATHIVTMDADLSHRPEDLVALIKYADKADVVQGSRYVEGGKTIGWGIHRHLISKTANFLIKTLYGTSIHDNTSNYRIYNRKAAELLLRYANGKSYEWAIESLLIPVAAKLKIVEAPITFINRSKGKSKLGVKDIVKWWIYILTFRKKFKTIAVEEGKKQSS
- a CDS encoding ABC transporter ATP-binding protein, with the protein product MVEVRLEKVTKIFRNKVVGVKDITLTIRHGEFLALLGPSGSGKSTTLYLIAGIYKPTSGKIFFDDKDITNLPPKDRNVGLVFQNWALYPHMKVYDNIAFPLRLKKISENEIRRKVLEVTKMLKIEKLLDRYPWQLSGGQQQRVAIARALVKEPDVLLLDEPLSNLDAILRISVRAELKRLQKNLGITTIYVTHDQAEALAMADRIALINEGKIVQVGTPEEVYNKPASLFVGGFLGNPPMNFLEADVEYLNNEIYLVIHGNKIHAPPQYREILQKLGLKKVIIGFRPEDTSISPQEIDTICLTARIYAVEPMGRENIVVAEIADQLVKIITGRTLILSPDQIISVCPAQERIVLFDPKTGYALEKLLVIKEK